The DNA window TATGCTCCTCTTCGGCAAATATCACCTTTATCTGATCATTGTTCATCTAACTGTTTTGTATGTGTAATAAATTATGAAATTATAAAATGTCTGCAAAATTACGAAATTAATATCAAAATAATGCTAAAAGGGGTGTAATTTATGCTGGTTTAAATATTTTCTTAGGCTTAAGCTGTTAAAATAGTGCAAAAAAGTGGCTGTGCCATATTATGAGATGACACAGCCACTGTAGTGCTGAAGCCGTTATCGGCCCGGGTAGATTATTGACCTACGAGGGTTGGATCGGCCATCGTGTTATAGGTGAATTCGGCCTGAGGTATTGCTGCTCGCCAGCCGTTCATGAAGTCGGGCTGATATGTGGCAGCAACGGTAGTCGGATAGCTGCCCATGTTCTCGATATTGTTTTTGTCAAAGGCTTTGTATTCGATTACCTCGTTCCAGCGTTTGTAGTCAAACCAGTTGAAGCCTTCGCCCCAGAGCTCGAGACGGCGCTGGAGTTTCACTTCGTCAAGAAGCGCCTCTCCTGATGTGGCAGGGATTGTGTAGTTGGGGTCGCGTTTGGCCATTAGCTCTGTCAGACAGCTTACGGTTGTGCTGTAGTCACTGTTGTGGTAGGCAGCCTCTGCTTCGATGAGAAGCATTTCACCGGCACGCATGTAGGGAGGCCAGCATGAAGTATAGCCGTCAGGAAGACCTTGGAACTTGTACTGGACACCGATTGAGAGACCCTTGCTGTTGGTGAGGTAGATTCCCTTGATATCCTCGGGACGCAGTGATGCGAAACGTTTGCCGTATTCCTTTATAAAATCCCACATAGCCTTGTTCTTGCCTTTGGGGCTTGAGCCAGAGCCGGTGATCGAGATGCCGTATGTCTGATTAGAATAGTTGTTGGGATTAAAGAAGTCTTCTTCGGTGACACCATATTTGGCCGCTATTTCAGGAGCGTGCTTTACGCAGAGAGGTCCGAAGTAGAGCTGAGAGCGGACGTCAGTCTCGCTGAAGTGCTTGTAGAGCGAATACTGCATCGAACTGGAGTAGCCCCAGCTCTTGACATAATGTCCGTTGCATGCGTAGTGAGCACCGAAGCCCCAGTAATATATACCTAAAGGATCCATGGCGGGGGCCCACATCCATTCGTCGTTTTGGGTGGAGAAGCCCGACAGATAATCTTTTTCCGACATGATGGTGTAGTCCTGACGTGCGTCGTGAGCCATCTTCTGGGCAGTCTGATAGTCATCTTTCAGTAGGGCGAGACGTGCGTAGATTCCACGTGCCACATTCTCGTCGACAAAGAAGAGCTGGTTGCCGCGTTTCTTGGAAGATTTCTCGAAGTAGGCGATTGCATCGTTGAGATCCTTGTAGAGTTGGTCATACACCTCGTTGCAGGTGTTGAACTGTTTTTCGTTGGGTTCGCCTGATTTGATGCGTAAAACGATGCAATGTTTCTCTCCGTTGTTCGAGTCGATCCAGCGTGGAGCATAGACTTGCATGAGGCGGGTGTAGGCGTGGGCACGCATGGTAAGGGCGGAGGCTTTCAGCCAAAGCTCGTTGTCGTTGGTCGGATCTTCAGAAAGATTGGTCAGGATGGAATTTGCCGAGCCGATTATGGAATAGCAGTATTTATACATCCATGATGGCCACCAACCTGTCGCGTAACGGAAGTTGGCAGGCTTGATGCCTGTACGCATATAGTTTGTAGCCTCTCCCACGTTGTTGTCAGGACCGAGGGCCTCTCCGTAGATATTGGCAAAGAATGTTTCGCCTGAAGCGTTGAGGTTGCCGTTCTTCAGGTCGGTGAACTGACGCTGCATCTGGCGTACAAGACCGGTTACAGCCGCGTTGGCTCCCTCCTCGGAAGTATTCACGGTCACAGAGGAGATATTTGTTATAGGTTCCTCGCTGAGGAAGTCGTCGCCGCATGAAACTAATGCCGGTGTCATCAGTGCCACTGCCAGACCACCGATAATATATCTATTTTTCATACTTTATATCTGTTTTATTTGAGTGGGGTTTAGAAACGAGCTGTAATCTCGAAAGAATATACGCGTGATGGAACGAAGTAGTCGCCCTGACCACCACTGTTGTTGTAAGTGGGGTTCATGCCTTGCATTTTGGTGAAGAGCTTCACGTTGTCGATAGAGAGACCTGCGCTGAGACCACGGAGGCTGAGCGGTGCCACCCACTTGCGTGGAATGTCGTAGGTGATGTTGAGGTTCTTGAACGCGAGATAGCTGCTTGAGACGAGGAAGCGGTCGCTGGTCGCGTTGTTGTTGTTGGCATTGATGGTGTTGATCTGCGGACGGATACCACGGTTGATGCGGTTTGCGTCGTTTTCTCCGATGCCGGTAGCCATCTCCGGCTGCCATGTATTGCTGATTGCATCTTCATGGAGCGATTTGCCGGCGCTGGGGCTGAGCATGCCGCTGTAGACTGTATTGAGAGTCTTGCCACCGAGGCGATAGGTGAAGAGGGCGCTGAGAGAGAGACCTTTCCAGTTGAGGTTGGTGCCGAATGAACCGTAGACAGTCGGGAGCGAAGTGCCACGGAAATGCTTGGATGCGAACGAGGTGCTGGTTGTGTAGTATCTGTCGCCTATCTTGACTAAAGCGTCACCGGCTTTTGCATTTTCAAGGTTTGAGTCCCATTTGCTCTGATCGAATCTCCATACGCCTGTGCTTTTCCCATTTTCGTCTAAGTCAGTCTCGAACTGATGTGAATCCTGATTGATTTCATAGAGAGACTGTCCTGTCAGCATGTCGACGCCTGCCCATTTGTAAGTATAATATTCATAGCGGCTCTTGCCTTCGACGAGTGCACGGGGTGAGTTCCAGAGGTTGCCTGCGGGGAGTTTGGTGATTTTGTTTCTGATGAATGTTGCGTCGGCATGAGCTGACCATGTGAAATCCTTGGAGCGTATGATTTCTCCGCTGACCATGATTTCCCATCCGTTGTTTCTCATGTTGCCGATGTTCTGCCACTGTGACATTGAAGAACCTTCGCCGTCGGTGCCGTTTGACGGAGTTTGGGGAACATTGAAGAGAAGATCGGCGTTCACGCGTGAGAAGAAACCGACAGAAGCGTTGAGACGGCTGTTGAAGAAATAGCCTTCGAGGGCGAGGTCAAGAGTCTTGGTCGACTCCCAGCGGATGTTCTTGTTGCCAAGTGTGGAGGGGAATACCGAAGGATTTCCGTCGAGTGTATGGCTGTATTTTGACCACAGGTCGTAGGTCGGGTAGTAGTTGCTGGTGTAGTCGTTACCGGCAGTACCATAGGCTGCACGGAGCTTGAGATTGCTGATCCATTCAACGTCCTTAAGGAATTTCTCCTTGCTGATGATCCAGCTTGCGCCTACGCTCCAGAATGTGCCCCAACGGTTGTCCTTTGAGAACTTGCTTGATGCGTCGCGAGATATGCTTGCCTCTAAGAAGTACTGGTTGTTCCAGTTGTAGCGCGCACGGCCCATGAATGTCTCGGTGCGGTAGCGGTAGGCGTGAGCACCGGTTCCTTCGTTCTCGGTGAAGTTTGTCAGATAGTAGTTGTCGGGGAAAAGCTGGTTTTTGTTCTTGACATAGCTATAGGTGTAGTAGCGGCTGTAGCTTTCATGGTTGAGCATGGCGTCGATGTGGTGTGCGCCATAGTCGTGTGACCATGTGATGTACTGCTGGAGGTTGGTGGTCTCACGCTTGTAGAAGTATTTGGTAAGACGTCCGAAACCCTGTGCCGAGCCGATAAGAGGGCTGTTATAGCTTGTGTCTTCCTGACGGTAACGGTTCATGGTGCCACGCACGGTTACCTCGAAGTTATAAGGAAGGTAGATAGTAGCGAAAGCGTTTCCGTCAACCGAGATACGTTCGTAGTCCTCGGAGTTGGCGCGGAGGATATAAGCCTTGTTGCTGGTGAAAGCTGAATAGCCGTCCATTGTGTTCCAGATAGGATTGCCGTTTTCATCGCGGAGCACTTCGCCGGTAGCCCAGTCATGGGCATAGTATGGGAGACCGGGTGCGAGTCCTTGGTATGACATGGCGTTTGAAGTTGACGAAAGATTGTCGGAGTCAAACTGGGGCTGGTTCGATTCAATTTCAGAAGCTGTGAGACCTACACCTACTTTGAGATATTTTGTGGGACGGAACTCAGTGTTGAGGCGGGCGTTCCAGCGCTCGAAGTCGGTCTTTAGGAGGTAACCTTTTTCCTTGACATAGCCGAGTGAGGCGTAAGCACTAAACTTTTCGGTGGCTCCGGATGCACTGATGTTATATTCCTGACGGTGGCCGTTGCGTGATATGGCATCCCACCAGTCGGTGTCGTTATAGCAGGAGAGGGGGTTGAGAATGACATTTCCATTTTCGTCAAAGACTTTCTCGCCACCGTCGGTCACGCTTCCGTCAGTTCCAGTGCCGTAAAGATTGAGCACACCGGCTTCAGAGAAGAAGTTGCCGATGGTTTCCTCCATGGCTGACTCGTAGGTGTATTTATCAGGGGCTGAAGTAACCTTGCCGTTTGAGATGGCCTGTAGCATAGCCTCGTTCCAGCGGTTGTAGCCGAGACGACGATATTCGGGAAGTGCACGCTGATATATACCCTGACGGATTTTTGCTGTCACTTCGACGTTACCGGCGTTTTTGGCTTTCTTGGTGGTGATGAGGACAACACCGTTGGCACCCTTTGCTCCGTAGAGCGCGCAGGAGGCCGCGTCCTTAAGCACCGAGATGCTTTCGACATCGTTTGGGTTGATATCGTTGTACTCACCGCTCCACACGATACCGTCGACTACGTAGAGTGGAGAAGTAGTACCGTTGATTGAGTTGATGCCACGTATGAGTATTGAAGGTGATGAACCGGGTGTGCCGGTTGAACCATTGACTTGTACACCGGGTGCCATACCTTCGAGAGCTGAGGTCACGGAGGTGACGGGACGACGCTGGATGTCTTTGTCGCTTATGACGGCAACCGAGCCGGTGAGTGATTCCTTGGAAGCAGTACCATAGGCGACTACGACGACTTCGTCAAGAGCCTTGATGTCTTCCTTCATTGTGATGTTGATTACGGAGCGTTCGCCTACGGTGATGCTCTGAGTTATGTAGCCGATGTAGGAGAACTCGATGACGGAACCTTTCGAAGCCTTGATCGAGTATTTTCCGTCGATGTCAGTTGCCATGCCGGTTGATGTGCCTTTGATGAGCACAGACACTCCCGGCATTGGATCGCCGGAATCGTCGGTTACAGTACCCGTTATGTTACGGGTCTGCGCCAGTGCGCTGATTGCCCAAAGTGCGCAGACAATAAGGAGCAGAGGTCGGGCGAAGGATTTTATCCCCCCGATTTGTTAATGATAGTTAAAACTCCGTTTGTCATAATGATAATAATGATTGGGTTATGATTGTGTGGGATTATTCCTTGAATTTGGTTGAGAATCCGTCGAGCTTCGACATGTAGTAGTCGCGCAGGTCTTTCCATTTATAATATGGGCCGCTGACCGGCTTGACCGGGAGGGTGACTTCATCCTCGTTGAGCATGACTTTGACGAGGATTTCGTCGGGAGTGTATTTAGGTTTCTTTTCCGGACGGTAGAATATCATCTGGATATTGCTACCCATAGGGAAGATGTCGTAGTTGCGCCATTGCGATGCAAGTGTCTCAAGGTCGGTGAGGTCGACTGCGCTGTCGTTGAGTTCCATCAGGATTGTAAGGGGGAGTACGATTGACTCGTGTCCGAAGCGGAGGTTGGCGCTCAGCCGGGGTGAGACCATAGCGGTGTCGGCCGATTCGATGAAGTTGCGCAGGAGTACACGCTGATTGTAGGGAACACGGTTGCCGGTTAGCGATGTGTTGCCGGCGGTGATGTACCACGATGCGTTGTGGGATAGCCATTCATTCTGTAGTTCCTCGTCAGTGAAGAGGTCATATAGGTCGGGTTGGTCATCATGGCTCTGCGCATTGACTGTTATGTCGAAAACGTCCTCAAACAGTTTTTTCTCGTCAAGGCTGTCGGCCACGAATTTCGGGTCGTTGAACACCTTTGAGATGAATGCCGAGTGATCGGCTCGTTTTGCAGCGTATTCATCTGCAAAGTGGTCGGCTTTCCGGGCAAGTTTCTTTGCTACGGTGTCAGTGCTGTTGTATGCGAGGATTTTCTGAGTTGTCCGTGATGCGTCGCAGGTGACAATGAGTTCAGGGCATATTTTCTGTAGTTCCGCGATTTCGTTTGCCATTGACAGGATACAGCGGATGACGACTGTTGATTTAGCGTCGACATGTGTGCCGGGCACGAAGATTTCGGGAAAGTTTTCAGTCATCCGTCGCGCTATTTCACGATGCTGGCGATGACCGAGTGGGGTAAGTTCGCCTACACGTCCCTTTGAAGCTGTCCGGATTTCCCTGAGCTGTTGCAGTAGCTGTTGACCGCGTGGAGTCAGCTTTCCATATGCGGCTGCTTTTTCGAGGGTTTCAACCGGGAGATCGTAGGCTGCATCCTTGAGAAGCCATCGGCTTCCATGACGGCCATAGTGTTCCATGTGGAACGGTACGTAGCCTTTGGGGGCCTTGGTCAGTTCAGGAATACCGTATGCCGGACGAGGATATGCCAGATACTGGCTTCCTGCCTGGTACTTATCCGCTTTTCCTTCATAATTTTTGGAATCTGCAGTAGGTGGCGACAATAACTGCCACATTATAAGCAGGCTTCCGACAATTAAACGATACAGCATCTTCAAGGTGTTAAAGTGACAGAAATTAGAATAATGATTGATGATATGCTTCGATGTGCAAATGTATGAAAAAAATTGTAAAATGTGACAATTGTTAAGAAAAATATCGTGAAATATGAAAAATATTATTGTTTTCGTAGCATAAAGCTATAGAATATTCGTGTATTAACTAAATTTAATTAATTTAGATAGAGATTTTGCGATGATATAAAAAACGGCATCTGAAAGTATTCCATTTAATGTAGAACTTCATAATCTGTGCTGAAATTCTAAAAATGGACATCTTTCAGATGCCGTTTTTTAATGTGTCTGAAAAACTTTGGGCGGATTACAGTGAAGATTTCATTCCTATCCGCAGTTTACTGTCGCTTTTCGTCTTTGATTAATTTTACATTCGTTAGTTTTACGTCTGCTGTCGAGCTGTCGATGTCGGTGGCAGTCTTGGTATAGACGAACGTGCAGTCGGTTACGGTGATGTCGTGGACGCAGTTTTGCCCCTGAAGCCCTGAAGCCGCAATTGCTGTGGTCGCTCCTCGGCATATTACGTCAGAAATGTGTATGTCAGTGAATTCAGGGATTTTTTCCATCTTTTTCGGTGTAACGATGTCCGATTCCTTGAACCCGGCCGGCCTGTCGGCATAGTCGCACTGGAATGAGATCGCAGCTGACAGGATGTCGGTCATTATTATTCCGGATATGTATATGTCGCCGGTTTTTCCGCCGCGTCCGACACCGCTTTTGAAACGGAGACCTATGTCGGTGCCTGAGAACGTGCAGTCGCGCACGACTATGCGGTTCATTCCGCAGACATCTTCACTTCCGATGACAAATCCGCCATGGGCATGATAGACAGTATTGTCCTGGATCAGTATGTCCTCGCATCCG is part of the Duncaniella dubosii genome and encodes:
- a CDS encoding RagB/SusD family nutrient uptake outer membrane protein translates to MKNRYIIGGLAVALMTPALVSCGDDFLSEEPITNISSVTVNTSEEGANAAVTGLVRQMQRQFTDLKNGNLNASGETFFANIYGEALGPDNNVGEATNYMRTGIKPANFRYATGWWPSWMYKYCYSIIGSANSILTNLSEDPTNDNELWLKASALTMRAHAYTRLMQVYAPRWIDSNNGEKHCIVLRIKSGEPNEKQFNTCNEVYDQLYKDLNDAIAYFEKSSKKRGNQLFFVDENVARGIYARLALLKDDYQTAQKMAHDARQDYTIMSEKDYLSGFSTQNDEWMWAPAMDPLGIYYWGFGAHYACNGHYVKSWGYSSSMQYSLYKHFSETDVRSQLYFGPLCVKHAPEIAAKYGVTEEDFFNPNNYSNQTYGISITGSGSSPKGKNKAMWDFIKEYGKRFASLRPEDIKGIYLTNSKGLSIGVQYKFQGLPDGYTSCWPPYMRAGEMLLIEAEAAYHNSDYSTTVSCLTELMAKRDPNYTIPATSGEALLDEVKLQRRLELWGEGFNWFDYKRWNEVIEYKAFDKNNIENMGSYPTTVAATYQPDFMNGWRAAIPQAEFTYNTMADPTLVGQ
- a CDS encoding histidine-type phosphatase, with the translated sequence MLYRLIVGSLLIMWQLLSPPTADSKNYEGKADKYQAGSQYLAYPRPAYGIPELTKAPKGYVPFHMEHYGRHGSRWLLKDAAYDLPVETLEKAAAYGKLTPRGQQLLQQLREIRTASKGRVGELTPLGHRQHREIARRMTENFPEIFVPGTHVDAKSTVVIRCILSMANEIAELQKICPELIVTCDASRTTQKILAYNSTDTVAKKLARKADHFADEYAAKRADHSAFISKVFNDPKFVADSLDEKKLFEDVFDITVNAQSHDDQPDLYDLFTDEELQNEWLSHNASWYITAGNTSLTGNRVPYNQRVLLRNFIESADTAMVSPRLSANLRFGHESIVLPLTILMELNDSAVDLTDLETLASQWRNYDIFPMGSNIQMIFYRPEKKPKYTPDEILVKVMLNEDEVTLPVKPVSGPYYKWKDLRDYYMSKLDGFSTKFKE
- a CDS encoding SusC/RagA family TonB-linked outer membrane protein; this translates as MGGIKSFARPLLLIVCALWAISALAQTRNITGTVTDDSGDPMPGVSVLIKGTSTGMATDIDGKYSIKASKGSVIEFSYIGYITQSITVGERSVINITMKEDIKALDEVVVVAYGTASKESLTGSVAVISDKDIQRRPVTSVTSALEGMAPGVQVNGSTGTPGSSPSILIRGINSINGTTSPLYVVDGIVWSGEYNDINPNDVESISVLKDAASCALYGAKGANGVVLITTKKAKNAGNVEVTAKIRQGIYQRALPEYRRLGYNRWNEAMLQAISNGKVTSAPDKYTYESAMEETIGNFFSEAGVLNLYGTGTDGSVTDGGEKVFDENGNVILNPLSCYNDTDWWDAISRNGHRQEYNISASGATEKFSAYASLGYVKEKGYLLKTDFERWNARLNTEFRPTKYLKVGVGLTASEIESNQPQFDSDNLSSTSNAMSYQGLAPGLPYYAHDWATGEVLRDENGNPIWNTMDGYSAFTSNKAYILRANSEDYERISVDGNAFATIYLPYNFEVTVRGTMNRYRQEDTSYNSPLIGSAQGFGRLTKYFYKRETTNLQQYITWSHDYGAHHIDAMLNHESYSRYYTYSYVKNKNQLFPDNYYLTNFTENEGTGAHAYRYRTETFMGRARYNWNNQYFLEASISRDASSKFSKDNRWGTFWSVGASWIISKEKFLKDVEWISNLKLRAAYGTAGNDYTSNYYPTYDLWSKYSHTLDGNPSVFPSTLGNKNIRWESTKTLDLALEGYFFNSRLNASVGFFSRVNADLLFNVPQTPSNGTDGEGSSMSQWQNIGNMRNNGWEIMVSGEIIRSKDFTWSAHADATFIRNKITKLPAGNLWNSPRALVEGKSRYEYYTYKWAGVDMLTGQSLYEINQDSHQFETDLDENGKSTGVWRFDQSKWDSNLENAKAGDALVKIGDRYYTTSTSFASKHFRGTSLPTVYGSFGTNLNWKGLSLSALFTYRLGGKTLNTVYSGMLSPSAGKSLHEDAISNTWQPEMATGIGENDANRINRGIRPQINTINANNNNATSDRFLVSSSYLAFKNLNITYDIPRKWVAPLSLRGLSAGLSIDNVKLFTKMQGMNPTYNNSGGQGDYFVPSRVYSFEITARF